A stretch of Gammaproteobacteria bacterium DNA encodes these proteins:
- a CDS encoding GNAT family N-acetyltransferase, with product MGQTRLSGTQVIDKAVIFDVIVCDSQRGKGLGKQLIELIKQHPRLVKVKQFELYCLPEMTEFYAEYGFSTNVGGVTLMRCVND from the coding sequence ATTGGGCAAACTCGCTTATCCGGTACTCAGGTTATTGATAAAGCGGTTATTTTTGATGTTATCGTTTGCGATAGTCAGCGCGGTAAAGGCTTAGGTAAACAATTAATCGAGCTAATAAAGCAACACCCACGTTTGGTGAAGGTAAAACAGTTTGAGTTGTATTGTTTGCCGGAAATGACTGAGTTTTATGCTGAATATGGCTTTTCGACTAACGTTGGCGGAGTAACGCTAATGCGCTGTGTCAATGACTAA
- the kdsB gene encoding 3-deoxy-manno-octulosonate cytidylyltransferase, with protein MSFSVIIPARYQSSRLPGKPLLDIGGKPMIQWVYERALEAGAERVIVATDDQRIADVVTAFGGQYCLTGSNHESGTERLGEVIETLGLDSDHIVVNVQGDEPMIPFGNIAQVAALLTDNPDVPMATLAVPIDENLDIDNPNAVKVVCNKLGHALYFSRAAIPFDRDGFHRGSPEKLRKNYLRHIGIYAYRAGFIRQYLTMEPSPLEQIESLEQLRVLYHGEKIAVGVAEQAPPAGVDTQADLERIRMHFN; from the coding sequence ATGTCATTTAGTGTGATTATTCCGGCTCGTTACCAGTCGAGTCGACTACCGGGAAAACCGCTGCTAGATATTGGCGGCAAACCAATGATCCAGTGGGTCTACGAACGAGCGCTTGAGGCTGGTGCCGAGCGGGTTATTGTCGCGACTGACGATCAGCGCATTGCTGACGTTGTCACCGCTTTTGGCGGTCAATATTGCCTAACTGGCAGTAACCATGAGTCGGGCACCGAGCGCCTTGGTGAAGTGATTGAGACTTTGGGTCTTGATTCTGATCATATCGTGGTTAATGTTCAAGGCGATGAGCCGATGATCCCCTTTGGCAATATTGCGCAAGTTGCGGCTTTATTGACCGACAACCCTGATGTGCCAATGGCAACATTAGCAGTACCAATTGACGAAAACCTCGATATTGATAATCCTAACGCGGTTAAAGTCGTGTGTAATAAACTGGGTCATGCTTTGTATTTTAGCCGAGCAGCTATTCCGTTTGACCGAGATGGCTTTCATCGTGGCAGCCCTGAAAAACTACGTAAAAATTACTTACGACATATCGGGATTTACGCCTACCGTGCCGGTTTTATTCGTCAGTACTTAACCATGGAACCCTCGCCACTGGAGCAAATTGAATCTTTGGAGCAATTACGGGTTTTATACCACGGTGAAAAAATTGCAGTAGGTGTCGCAGAGCAAGCGCCACCAGCAGGGGTCGATACTCAAGCAGATCTTGAACGAATTAGAATGCACTTTAATTAA
- a CDS encoding Trm112 family protein codes for MAFDIKLLEIIACPVCKGKLDFNRDDNVLICQADKLVYPISDSIPVLLEEQATPLQQ; via the coding sequence ATGGCATTTGATATAAAATTATTAGAAATAATTGCCTGCCCGGTGTGCAAAGGTAAACTCGATTTTAATCGTGATGACAACGTATTAATCTGTCAGGCCGATAAATTAGTTTATCCAATTAGCGATTCAATTCCGGTCTTGTTGGAAGAGCAAGCGACCCCACTACAGCAATAG
- the lpxK gene encoding tetraacyldisaccharide 4'-kinase: MKAFIERAWQQGHAVMWLLSPLTLLYWLVTAFRRSAYRCGLFRSVNLPIPVIVVGNITVGGNGKTPVVIWLAKLLAKQGKRVGIISRGYGGSATEATLVQSTTPVTITGDEPKLIVANTGCLMAIGSDRIAAAQLIIAQAKADGTPLDIIISDDGLQHYRLQRDVEIAVVDGMRRFGNGKLLPMGPLREPTTRLNSVDVVICNGGQPLANEESLALVPGAAVQLSTGQTMSGSYFEQQEVIAMAGIGHPPRFFETLSKLNIATVQQIGFADHQAYTPSQLAALTTGSQCLLMTEKDAVKCQDFAQDNWYYLPVTAEVTLGATEKIFNKLKERD; encoded by the coding sequence ATGAAGGCATTTATTGAACGGGCTTGGCAGCAAGGTCATGCTGTTATGTGGTTGTTGAGTCCTTTAACATTGCTCTATTGGTTAGTCACCGCTTTTCGACGCTCAGCATATCGCTGCGGCCTATTTCGCAGTGTTAACCTGCCAATTCCCGTCATTGTCGTGGGTAATATTACTGTCGGTGGCAACGGTAAAACGCCAGTGGTTATTTGGCTGGCGAAGTTACTGGCCAAACAAGGCAAGCGAGTTGGCATTATTAGTCGTGGTTATGGCGGCAGTGCGACCGAGGCAACTTTGGTTCAATCAACAACGCCGGTAACGATAACGGGTGATGAGCCTAAATTGATTGTCGCCAATACTGGCTGCTTAATGGCGATTGGCAGTGACCGTATTGCTGCAGCGCAATTAATAATTGCCCAAGCTAAGGCCGACGGTACGCCGTTAGATATTATTATTAGCGACGATGGTTTACAGCATTACCGGTTGCAACGAGATGTTGAAATTGCGGTTGTTGATGGCATGCGACGTTTTGGTAATGGCAAGTTATTACCGATGGGTCCGCTTCGTGAGCCTACAACACGCTTAAACTCGGTCGATGTCGTTATTTGCAACGGTGGTCAGCCTCTGGCTAACGAAGAGAGCTTAGCCTTGGTACCCGGTGCTGCGGTTCAACTATCGACAGGGCAAACAATGAGCGGCAGCTATTTTGAACAACAAGAAGTGATAGCGATGGCAGGCATTGGTCATCCGCCGCGTTTCTTTGAGACCTTGAGCAAGCTTAATATCGCCACTGTTCAACAAATTGGCTTTGCCGATCATCAAGCCTATACGCCTTCACAGCTAGCCGCACTTACCACGGGTTCTCAGTGTTTGTTGATGACCGAAAAAGACGCAGTAAAGTGTCAGGATTTTGCCCAAGATAATTGGTATTATCTACCGGTAACGGCCGAGGTCACGTTAGGTGCAACTGAAAAAATATTTAATAAATTAAAGGAAAGAGATTAA
- the msbA gene encoding lipid A export permease/ATP-binding protein MsbA — protein sequence MPDVATIHYKDVFYRLISYFKAYKAVLAVSVFALIIYGAIDAAMIKLIQPLIDSGFSSADGSMLKMGAGIIVALFLVRGLASFVSGFGLAWVSNHIIQKMRQQLFDKMLQLPVRYFDKNSTGSLISKITYDTEQVALATSQVLVTLIREGVTILGLLALMFYESWQLSLVFFLIGPLIGIVISVVSKRFRIISRSIQNAMGQVTTSTEQMLKAQKIILAFSGEEKEAARFGQINKNNRQQAMKLVVAKVASTPLIQFIGSFAIAIVLYIASYDQMRDTLSAGSFIAIVTAMGSLMRPLKQISKVNGDLQRGLTACASVFALLDQESERDTGTVNLARASGALEINNLSFTYDGQEQPALSNINLSIKAGQTIALVGRSGSGKSTLADLLMRFYDYQTGQIRLDSQDLGQYPLSVLRQQFALVSQQVVLFDDTIANNISYGAVGAVSREQIEAAAEAAHVDEFAKNMPLGLDSPVGENGTNLSGGQRQRIAIARAILRDAPILILDEATSALDTESERAIQSALTRLLDNKTSIIIAHRLSTIEHADCIVVMDQGRIIEQGSHQQLLAKGGAYSLLHNMQFSVEQD from the coding sequence ATGCCCGATGTTGCAACAATTCATTATAAAGACGTATTTTATCGCCTAATCAGTTATTTTAAAGCGTATAAAGCGGTATTAGCCGTCTCAGTTTTTGCATTGATAATCTACGGCGCAATCGATGCCGCAATGATTAAGCTGATCCAGCCGTTGATCGATAGTGGCTTTAGCAGTGCCGATGGTAGTATGTTAAAAATGGGTGCTGGCATTATTGTCGCACTTTTTCTCGTTCGTGGTTTGGCAAGTTTTGTCTCGGGATTCGGTCTCGCTTGGGTTAGCAACCATATTATTCAAAAAATGCGCCAGCAGTTATTTGATAAAATGCTGCAACTGCCCGTACGGTATTTTGACAAAAATAGTACCGGCAGTCTTATCTCGAAAATAACGTATGATACCGAGCAGGTGGCGCTAGCTACCTCGCAGGTTTTGGTGACCTTAATTCGTGAAGGCGTTACTATCCTCGGTTTATTGGCGTTAATGTTTTATGAAAGCTGGCAGTTATCTTTAGTGTTTTTCCTAATTGGCCCGCTGATCGGCATCGTAATTTCGGTGGTTTCTAAGCGGTTTAGGATTATCAGTCGCTCAATTCAAAATGCGATGGGCCAAGTGACCACATCAACCGAACAAATGCTTAAAGCGCAAAAGATTATCCTGGCTTTTTCTGGTGAAGAAAAAGAAGCGGCGCGCTTTGGTCAAATCAATAAAAACAATCGCCAACAGGCAATGAAGTTAGTGGTGGCAAAGGTAGCAAGTACGCCTTTAATTCAGTTTATTGGTTCGTTCGCCATCGCAATTGTGTTGTACATTGCCAGTTATGACCAAATGCGAGATACCTTATCCGCTGGGTCTTTCATTGCGATAGTGACGGCAATGGGCTCACTGATGCGCCCATTAAAACAGATTTCTAAAGTTAATGGTGACCTGCAGCGTGGTTTGACCGCCTGTGCCAGTGTCTTTGCATTGCTGGATCAAGAATCAGAACGCGACACTGGCACGGTTAATTTAGCACGCGCCAGTGGTGCACTTGAAATTAATAACCTGAGTTTTACTTACGATGGTCAAGAACAACCCGCGTTAAGCAATATTAATTTGTCGATTAAAGCAGGCCAAACTATTGCGTTGGTTGGGCGTTCTGGTAGCGGTAAATCGACCTTGGCTGATTTATTGATGCGTTTTTATGATTATCAAACTGGTCAAATACGCTTAGACAGCCAAGATCTTGGCCAATATCCATTATCTGTGTTGCGGCAACAGTTTGCATTGGTATCGCAGCAAGTGGTGCTATTTGATGACACCATCGCGAATAACATTAGTTATGGCGCGGTTGGTGCCGTAAGCCGTGAACAAATTGAAGCGGCTGCTGAGGCTGCCCATGTTGATGAGTTTGCGAAAAATATGCCATTAGGGCTTGATAGTCCGGTTGGCGAAAATGGTACCAACCTTTCTGGTGGCCAACGTCAACGTATTGCGATAGCAAGGGCCATTTTACGCGATGCGCCTATTCTTATTTTAGACGAAGCAACTTCAGCACTTGATACTGAATCGGAACGAGCTATTCAAAGTGCTTTAACGCGCTTACTTGACAATAAAACCTCAATTATCATTGCCCATCGTTTATCAACCATTGAACACGCCGATTGCATTGTGGTGATGGATCAAGGCCGGATTATAGAGCAGGGTTCACATCAGCAATTATTAGCTAAAGGCGGGGCGTATAGCCTATTACACAACATGCAATTTAGTGTGGAACAAGATTAA
- a CDS encoding DNA internalization-related competence protein ComEC/Rec2, producing the protein MERRLIGIILGIASSLVWPHVPSLATLLILGAAGLLLAKSQPLLSSVLIGISYCAALINMQFNDIQYLKLQNSSIIGTIISLPEQRKFNNRFFFKLSEINTPHITRKSAALLLVYWPGSHQLMQGQQLKLTIDIRPVHGLANQGGFNYQKWLLSQGIVATARVSNGVIINPKSQIRASLVVELTRQVTDLSHGHLIRALALADKSGFSRPDWQLLTATGTSHLFAISGLHLAIVFGLSFSLMRLALSWSRALTYHQRLVVMTISALLVAFCYSYLAGFSLPTVRALVMLSVLSVVGLLGQRMSLVQLFIYSLATILVFDPLSVLALGFWLSFGAVFFLMILVFIVIKPIPTTKSRFHRFGHKVVALAQMQLWLFGAMCGLQLVFFAGFSWVAPLANLVAVPAISLLVLPVIILGLLVLILLPEFALAGFLFEIADNLLELVFKYLGWLANWPDAWVASSKIQYWLFFIVLLAVLLNLTLINTPRWRIGAALASLLLTSGAVTLWPTQQPAWSVHFLDVGQGNAAVVIRNGRAIVLDTGKSRTSSISNLVILPFLQHQAINQLDYVILSHQDNDHAGGWRELISHFPAAKIISNWPNKPRQQGVTHCAKLQNKPLLWQGLTLSFVMAPPRLARNENDRSCVTKVADNAHAVLFPGDISRKIENYLQLQSAQRWQSDILVVPHHGSKTSSSLAFINFIAPQIAVVSAGRFNQWNFPKPEVLEHYNRAGVKMVNTATDGQISVFFYSDGSYELKRYRTEISPFWYNKYRSE; encoded by the coding sequence ATGGAACGCAGATTAATTGGCATCATATTAGGCATTGCATCGAGTCTGGTGTGGCCACATGTGCCCAGTCTCGCGACGCTCTTAATACTAGGCGCAGCTGGACTTTTATTGGCCAAATCTCAACCACTGCTCTCTAGTGTGTTGATTGGCATTAGTTATTGTGCTGCGCTAATTAATATGCAATTTAATGACATACAATATTTAAAACTGCAAAACTCTAGCATAATTGGCACCATCATTTCACTACCTGAGCAACGAAAATTTAACAACCGATTCTTTTTTAAGCTTTCAGAGATTAATACCCCCCATATTACACGTAAAAGTGCTGCATTATTACTGGTTTATTGGCCTGGCTCGCATCAATTAATGCAAGGTCAGCAATTAAAATTAACTATCGATATTCGCCCTGTTCACGGTTTGGCCAATCAAGGCGGTTTTAATTATCAAAAATGGCTGCTATCTCAAGGTATTGTTGCAACTGCCCGCGTCAGTAATGGCGTAATTATTAACCCAAAGTCACAAATTCGTGCCAGCTTAGTCGTTGAGCTTACACGTCAAGTGACGGATTTAAGCCATGGTCATTTGATCCGTGCCTTAGCGTTAGCTGATAAATCTGGCTTTAGCCGCCCTGATTGGCAATTACTGACAGCAACAGGAACTAGCCATTTATTTGCAATTTCAGGTTTACATTTAGCGATAGTATTTGGCCTCAGCTTTAGTCTGATGCGCTTGGCATTAAGCTGGAGTAGGGCGCTGACATATCATCAGCGGTTGGTGGTGATGACGATAAGTGCACTGTTAGTGGCGTTTTGTTACAGCTACCTGGCGGGTTTTAGCCTGCCGACGGTGCGGGCGCTAGTGATGTTATCGGTATTATCGGTTGTTGGTTTATTAGGACAACGAATGTCGTTGGTGCAGTTATTCATTTACAGCTTGGCCACAATTTTAGTGTTTGATCCGTTATCTGTGTTAGCTCTGGGTTTTTGGTTGTCGTTTGGCGCGGTATTCTTTTTGATGATATTGGTGTTTATTGTGATAAAACCAATACCAACAACAAAGAGTCGTTTTCATCGTTTTGGTCATAAAGTAGTGGCGTTAGCACAAATGCAGTTATGGTTATTTGGTGCGATGTGTGGTTTGCAATTGGTATTTTTCGCTGGGTTTTCTTGGGTTGCGCCGCTGGCCAATTTGGTGGCAGTACCAGCAATTAGTTTACTAGTGTTGCCCGTGATTATCTTGGGTTTGCTGGTATTGATACTATTACCTGAATTTGCCCTAGCGGGATTTTTGTTTGAAATTGCCGATAACTTACTTGAGCTGGTGTTTAAATATCTTGGTTGGTTAGCGAATTGGCCTGATGCTTGGGTTGCCAGCAGTAAAATACAATATTGGTTGTTTTTTATTGTATTGTTAGCAGTGTTGCTTAACTTAACGTTAATCAATACCCCGCGTTGGCGAATTGGTGCGGCGTTGGCTTCGTTATTGCTGACCAGTGGCGCGGTGACATTATGGCCGACACAGCAACCTGCGTGGTCGGTTCATTTTCTTGATGTCGGCCAAGGCAATGCGGCAGTGGTTATTCGAAATGGTCGAGCAATAGTGTTAGACACCGGAAAATCTCGAACTAGCAGCATCAGTAACTTGGTGATTTTACCTTTTTTGCAACACCAGGCTATTAATCAACTAGACTATGTCATTTTAAGTCATCAAGATAACGACCATGCGGGCGGCTGGCGAGAATTAATTAGTCATTTCCCTGCGGCTAAAATTATTAGTAACTGGCCCAATAAACCGCGCCAACAGGGAGTCACTCATTGCGCGAAATTGCAAAATAAACCACTGTTATGGCAAGGCTTAACATTATCTTTTGTGATGGCACCGCCAAGGTTGGCACGCAATGAGAACGATCGTTCTTGTGTTACCAAGGTCGCCGACAACGCGCATGCAGTTCTGTTTCCTGGGGACATTAGCCGAAAAATAGAAAATTATTTACAGCTTCAATCGGCTCAGCGCTGGCAAAGCGACATTTTGGTGGTGCCACATCATGGCAGCAAAACCTCCTCTAGTTTGGCATTTATTAACTTTATTGCGCCACAAATTGCGGTGGTAAGCGCGGGGCGGTTTAATCAATGGAATTTCCCAAAACCTGAGGTACTAGAACACTATAATCGAGCAGGTGTGAAAATGGTTAATACCGCGACAGATGGCCAAATTTCTGTCTTTTTTTATAGCGATGGTTCTTATGAACTTAAGCGTTATCGCACTGAAATTTCACCTTTTTGGTATAACAAGTACCGTAGCGAGTAA
- a CDS encoding DUF2062 domain-containing protein yields MPRKTLKRFMPDPQKIKEHKHLRHLGENLHDANLWHLTRRSAAGAFAVGLFCAWMPVPMQMLLAAFAAVFFRVNLPLSVILVWISNPFTMPPMFYGAYLIGASVLQVEQQEFSFEISLSWLMESLTTIGPAFIVGCFICAIFSSLLGYASIRALWRYSVTSKWHASRLRHKK; encoded by the coding sequence ATGCCAAGAAAAACATTAAAACGTTTTATGCCCGACCCTCAAAAAATAAAAGAGCATAAACATCTGCGTCATCTCGGTGAGAACCTCCATGATGCCAATCTGTGGCACCTGACTCGCCGCAGTGCCGCAGGCGCATTCGCGGTTGGCCTATTTTGTGCTTGGATGCCAGTGCCGATGCAAATGCTATTGGCCGCCTTTGCCGCGGTATTTTTTCGGGTTAATTTACCGCTATCAGTAATTTTAGTCTGGATTAGCAATCCCTTCACAATGCCGCCGATGTTTTATGGTGCCTATCTAATTGGTGCCTCTGTTTTACAGGTTGAACAACAGGAATTTTCGTTCGAAATTTCTTTGTCTTGGTTAATGGAAAGTCTGACGACGATAGGCCCCGCCTTTATTGTCGGTTGCTTTATTTGCGCTATTTTTTCTAGCTTGCTAGGTTATGCCTCAATCCGAGCACTGTGGCGTTATTCCGTAACATCAAAATGGCACGCCAGTCGTCTGCGTCATAAAAAATAA
- a CDS encoding porin family protein — translation MINTKHVCTLLALIAVSSTAQAQGGDGSNWYLTGVMGAVSGSRSAGNIRRDLENSGITATELSIDDNRTGWTLNIGYEVTENLAVEAGYIDMGDVSLTLNTMVTDVDLFINQVKNVHPNSADGVTLAGVYRYHINDKISLSGRLGLFRWDGDFDAIAIDSGEKLGSDDSSGTDMFYGVGGGFKMTDKLTITIQWQHFKLEKESLRMLSIGARYRF, via the coding sequence ATGATCAATACAAAACACGTTTGCACTCTATTGGCGTTAATTGCCGTGTCATCAACGGCACAGGCTCAGGGCGGCGACGGCTCGAACTGGTATCTGACCGGCGTGATGGGCGCTGTATCCGGTAGCCGATCTGCGGGTAATATACGTCGTGATCTGGAAAATAGCGGAATCACGGCGACAGAGCTCAGTATTGATGACAATCGAACTGGCTGGACATTAAATATCGGTTATGAGGTAACAGAAAACCTTGCAGTTGAAGCCGGTTATATCGATATGGGCGATGTCAGTCTAACGCTAAATACCATGGTGACCGATGTTGATTTGTTTATCAACCAGGTTAAAAATGTTCATCCAAACTCGGCCGATGGTGTCACGCTGGCCGGGGTTTATCGTTACCATATTAACGACAAAATTTCGCTGTCGGGACGGCTCGGATTATTTCGCTGGGATGGTGATTTTGATGCGATTGCAATAGATAGCGGTGAAAAACTCGGCTCTGACGATAGCAGTGGTACTGATATGTTTTATGGCGTGGGCGGTGGCTTTAAAATGACAGATAAGCTGACTATTACCATCCAATGGCAACATTTTAAACTGGAGAAAGAAAGCTTACGGATGTTGTCAATCGGTGCTCGATACAGGTTTTAG